One stretch of Thermanaerosceptrum fracticalcis DNA includes these proteins:
- a CDS encoding RNA polymerase sigma factor, whose protein sequence is MKEYKIRVKNEIVTVSKEIYTAYYKMRRRERYMEEISIKNNLSYDQLVELDYPIEQKMCDPQLLVEDVIIEKIMLEKLMLALEELTEYERLIINELFFNGKSERELADSMKLPRTTLQSRKNSIISKLKKIIEK, encoded by the coding sequence ATGAAAGAATACAAAATTAGAGTGAAAAATGAAATTGTTACTGTAAGCAAGGAAATATATACTGCTTATTACAAGATGAGAAGACGTGAAAGGTACATGGAGGAAATCAGCATAAAGAACAATCTTTCTTATGACCAGCTAGTCGAACTGGACTATCCTATCGAGCAGAAAATGTGTGATCCCCAACTTCTTGTTGAAGACGTTATTATTGAAAAAATCATGCTTGAGAAATTAATGCTGGCGCTTGAAGAATTGACAGAGTATGAGCGGTTAATAATTAATGAACTGTTCTTTAATGGCAAAAGCGAAAGAGAGCTTGCAGATTCTATGAAGCTGCCAAGAACAACTTTGCAGTCTCGCAAAAACAGCATTATCAGCAAACTTAAAAAAATTATTGAAAAATAA
- a CDS encoding SHOCT domain-containing protein, with translation MSQTQITNEIKYKIALSLLNSLLEKGLITLSELKEIDRLNRNSFTPTLAEVYV, from the coding sequence ATGTCACAGACTCAAATAACTAATGAAATCAAGTACAAAATAGCGCTTTCGCTGCTGAACAGCCTGCTTGAAAAAGGGCTTATTACTCTTTCTGAATTGAAAGAAATTGACAGATTAAATCGGAATTCATTCACTCCAACTCTGGCGGAGGTATATGTGTAA